The following are encoded together in the Planctomycetota bacterium genome:
- a CDS encoding glycosyltransferase family 9 protein gives MRAPLSQCNRLCVILPSWIGDTVMATPALRALRVHLPQAHITLLGRAGLSTLLRGLPYFDECLEHPMRGWLGPLSNLGPIRAIKADAMLLFPNSLRSAIIALASGARTRIGWNRQHRGWLLTHPAAPPFMSTPHSSVDNYADLAALALGTTITDRAVELKCSPEELAEGERLLDGLARPRVIFNPGANRLDKRWSAENFGRLASILQKDLGAGVAVTGSPGEREVVDAVVAASGGSAISLVERGVTLAGLKGAIAQADLLVSNDTGPRHIAAGFGTPCVALFGPTDHRFTTLYERETAGSRSIREWLLVADPFLPREVIANHVAAIARMERISVGDVAHAAAALLRANRR, from the coding sequence GTGAGGGCGCCGCTTTCGCAGTGCAATCGCCTCTGCGTCATCCTTCCCTCGTGGATCGGCGACACGGTCATGGCCACGCCGGCATTGAGGGCCCTTCGCGTGCATCTGCCGCAAGCGCACATCACGCTGCTGGGACGCGCCGGGCTCTCCACGCTGCTGCGCGGGCTTCCTTATTTTGACGAGTGCCTCGAGCATCCAATGCGCGGCTGGCTCGGCCCATTGAGCAACCTTGGCCCGATCCGCGCCATCAAGGCCGACGCCATGCTGCTCTTTCCCAACAGCCTGCGCAGCGCGATCATCGCGCTGGCGAGCGGGGCGCGGACCCGGATCGGCTGGAACCGCCAACATCGCGGCTGGCTGCTCACGCATCCGGCGGCGCCGCCCTTCATGAGCACACCACACAGCAGCGTGGACAACTACGCCGACCTCGCGGCGCTGGCCCTGGGAACCACGATCACTGACCGCGCCGTGGAATTGAAGTGCTCACCCGAGGAGCTCGCGGAGGGCGAACGATTGCTCGATGGGTTGGCGCGGCCGCGCGTGATCTTTAACCCTGGCGCCAACCGACTCGACAAGCGTTGGTCCGCGGAAAATTTCGGCCGCCTCGCGTCGATCCTTCAGAAGGATCTCGGCGCCGGAGTCGCCGTCACAGGCTCGCCGGGAGAGCGCGAGGTCGTGGATGCCGTGGTCGCCGCCAGCGGCGGCAGTGCCATCTCGCTGGTTGAGCGCGGAGTCACCCTCGCCGGCCTCAAGGGTGCCATCGCTCAGGCCGACCTGCTGGTCTCCAACGACACGGGACCGCGCCACATCGCTGCGGGTTTCGGCACACCGTGCGTCGCGCTCTTCGGTCCGACCGATCACCGCTTCACCACGCTCTATGAGCGCGAGACCGCCGGCTCCCGGAGCATCCGCGAATGGCTGCTCGTAGCCGATCCCTTTCTGCCCCGCGAGGTGATCGCCAATCATGTCGCTGCGATCGCGCGGATGGAGCGGATCTCCGTGGGCGACGTCGCCCACGCCGCGGCGGCGCTGCTGCGCGCGAATCGCCGTTGA
- a CDS encoding HAD family hydrolase: protein MSEAARESCLRPAVFLDRDGTLIDNPGDLGDPEQVKLLPGVPEALKILLENHFKLIVVTNQGGVARGKYSEDAVALVHARIEQMLRAQLRLPAVIDGFYFCPFHPLATLEHYKREHPWRKPAPGMLLAAALEHAIDLPRSWMVGDQERDVAAGAAAGCRTLLLSVNREHSAASAADFVEADLLHAARRIAAGEIESPSRGTIALHARRSDILADADFQTAIASMARELASRTGIRLVRLDFQSSSVAATVEGGDVIALGFVAELRRDSERWWRTHRAAESPWGSW, encoded by the coding sequence GTGAGCGAAGCCGCCCGCGAGTCGTGTCTGCGGCCCGCCGTCTTCCTCGACCGCGACGGCACTTTGATCGACAACCCCGGCGACCTCGGCGATCCGGAGCAGGTCAAGTTGCTTCCCGGCGTGCCGGAGGCGCTGAAGATTCTGCTCGAGAACCATTTCAAGTTGATCGTGGTGACCAACCAGGGCGGCGTCGCCCGCGGCAAGTACAGCGAAGATGCGGTGGCCTTGGTCCATGCGCGGATCGAGCAGATGCTGCGAGCTCAACTGCGATTGCCCGCGGTCATTGACGGCTTCTACTTCTGTCCCTTTCATCCGCTGGCCACGTTGGAGCACTACAAGCGCGAGCATCCCTGGCGCAAGCCCGCTCCGGGCATGCTGCTGGCCGCCGCGCTGGAGCACGCGATCGATCTGCCGCGCAGCTGGATGGTGGGCGACCAGGAGCGCGACGTGGCCGCCGGCGCCGCCGCCGGATGCCGGACGTTGCTGCTCTCGGTGAATCGCGAGCACTCCGCCGCCAGCGCCGCCGATTTCGTCGAGGCGGATCTGCTCCACGCCGCACGGCGCATCGCCGCGGGCGAGATCGAATCCCCCTCCCGCGGCACCATCGCGCTGCATGCGCGGCGCTCTGATATTTTGGCCGACGCGGACTTCCAGACGGCGATCGCTTCCATGGCCCGTGAGCTGGCCAGCCGAACGGGGATCAGATTGGTGCGACTCGACTTCCAGAGCAGCAGCGTGGCGGCGACGGTCGAAGGCGGGGATGTGATCGCCTTGGGATTCGTCGCCGAGCTGCGCCGCGACAGCGAGCGCTGGTGGCGCACCCACCGCGCCGCTGAAAGCCCATGGGGATCCTGGTGA